One window from the genome of Clupea harengus chromosome 19, Ch_v2.0.2, whole genome shotgun sequence encodes:
- the LOC105892041 gene encoding extracellular matrix protein 1-like produces the protein MFIFGVMLASMAIGGSLGYDSGPFVPFPPAQPSQENLDALCTQGGSRPRYPSSFFPKSGYGHMRRCGSAVNRVESWYSVCCAVEKESQKLCCAKQAWEYVLKVFCREEYGVKGLPHECCEESGASRLSCFEREAPNASYQPTPDYTALEVPVDLEFAWDPKTCG, from the exons atgtttatttttggtGTGATGCTGGCTTCAATGGCGATAGGAG GCTCCCTTGGTTACGATTCGGGGCCCTTTGTCCCCTTTCCCCCTGCTCAGCCCTCTCAGGAGAACCTGGATGCTCTCTGTACCCAGGGAGGCAGTCGCCCGCGCTACCCAAGCAGCTTCTTCCCTAAGTCAGGCTATGGCCACATGCGTCGCTGTGGCTCTGCGGTGAACCGTGTGGAGTCCTGGtacagtgtgtgctgtgcggTGGAGAAAGAAAGCCAGAAACTGTGCTGTGCCAAGCAAGCA TGGGAGTACGTACTCAAAGTATTCTGCAGAGAAGAGTATGGGGTGAAGGGCCTGCCCCACGAGTGCTGTGAGGAGAGCGGGGCGAGCAGGTTGAGCTGTTTCGAGAGGGAGGCCCCTAACGCCTCTTACCAGCCCACACCTGACTACACAGCCCTGGAAGTTCCAGTGGACCTCGAGTTTGCCTGGGACCCAAAAACCTGCGGTTGA